In Montipora foliosa isolate CH-2021 unplaced genomic scaffold, ASM3666993v2 scaffold_412, whole genome shotgun sequence, a genomic segment contains:
- the LOC137988285 gene encoding uncharacterized protein encodes MAVTREEIKNLLKEAIEPSERKLDNLNNGFQELKRLVDFVNDKYDDILAQLKQANEKIQRQGTSLRQIRKDLDDARKEAQDAMNGFENLAEYLRRDCLEISGVPPSESYTCNQLVMAVGQTIGVQVKEEDISTSHSLPTFREDAPPKIIVKFTRRDTRNSFYTNRRKLIDKKASDLPDLGITAESKVYISESLTRYKKGLFGEVNKLRKRIRWKHIWTQNSRIYVKESDKSTVVGINSYEDLGEFKRNLPPRSNQS; translated from the coding sequence ATGGCTGTTACTCGAGAAGAGATTAAGAACCTTTTGAAAGAAGCAATAGAACCCTCAGAACGAAAGTTAGACAACCTGAACAACGGTTTTCAAGAGTTAAAACGTTTAGTTGATTTTGTAAATGACAAATATGATGATATACTTGCACAGttgaaacaagcaaatgagaagaTTCAAAGACAGGGAACGAGCCTGAGGCAGATACGGAAAGATCTAGACGATGCAAGAAAGGAGGCACAAGACGCAATGAATGGCTTTGAAAACCTGGCGGAATATCTAAGGAGAGATTGCCTTGAAATTTCGGGCGTCCCACCGAGCGAGAGTTACACGTGTAATCAGCTTGTAATGGCGGTCGGGCAAACTATCGGTGTGCAAGTGAAGGAGGAAGATATATCGACCTCTCACTCATTGCCAACTTTTAGAGAAGACGCCCCACCAAAGATAATAGTCAAGTTTACGAGAAGGGACACGAGGAATAGCTTCTATACAAACCGAAGGAAGCTTATTGACAAGAAAGCTAGTGACCTCCCTGATCTTGGTATCACTGCAGAAAGCAAAGTATATATATCCGAATCCTTGACCAGGTACAAGAAAGGGCTGTTCGGCGAGGTTAACAAGTTGAGAAAAAGGATCAGATGGAAACATATTTGGACTCAGAACAGCCGAATTTATGTTAAAGAATCAGACAAGTCGACCGTAGTGGGGATTAATTCATACGAAGACCTCGGTGAATTCAAGAGAAATCTTCCCCCGCGTTCAAACCAGTCTTGA